The following are encoded in a window of Impatiens glandulifera chromosome 5, dImpGla2.1, whole genome shotgun sequence genomic DNA:
- the LOC124940311 gene encoding peroxiredoxin-2B-like, which yields MAPITVDESIPDGTLAYFDENDQLQEISIHSLASGKKIIIFAVPGAFTPTCSMKHVPGFIEQAEALKSKGVDEILCISVNDPFVMKAWAKTYPENKDVKFLADGSGTYTHALGLELDLTEKGLGVRSRRFALLVEDLKVKAANIESGGEFTVSSAEDILKAL from the exons ATGGCTCCAATAACGGTCGACGAATCAATTCCTGATGGTACACTCGCTTACTTCGACGAGAACGATCAGCTCCAAGAGATCTCCATCCATTCCCTCGCCTCCGGCAAGAAAATCATCATCTTTGCCGTTCCCGGTGCTTTCACCCCTACCTGCAG CATGAAGCATGTGCCTGGTTTCATCGAGCAAGCAGAAGCGCTCAAGTCAAAGGGTGTTGATGAAATCTTGTGCATCAGCG TGAATGACCCATTTGTGATGAAAGCTTGGGCCAAGACATATCCTGAAAACAAGGATGTGAAGTTCCTTGCCGATGGTTCAGGAACCTACACCCATGCCCTTGGCCTCGAGCTGGACCTCACTGAGAAAGGGCTCGGTGTGCGCTCCCGCAGGTTTGCGCTGCTTGTTGAAGATCTGAAAGTGAAGGCTGCAAACATTGAATCCGGTGGTGAATTCACTGTTTCAAGTGCTGAGGATATTCTCAAGGCTCTATGA
- the LOC124940660 gene encoding uncharacterized protein LOC124940660 — MARCSSCNHNLVPRSSAKLILRDGTLKDFDTPVKISHFLDIDPSSFICDSDNMEFNNYVSALKANDELRLGHLYFALPISWLKHPIRPADMAGLAVKASSAFMMSNGGGGGGLVQCDCALGVNDYSSSRKVKKAKGDGRRRKYYRSEDLSVIPE, encoded by the coding sequence ATGGCCCGATGCAGCTCTTGCAACCATAACTTGGTCCCGAGATCCTCAGCCAAGCTAATACTGAGAGACGGGACCTTAAAAGACTTCGATACCCCGGTTAAGATCTCTCATTTCTTGGACATCGATCCCTCATCTTTTATTTGCGATTCCGATAATATGGAATTCAATAACTATGTTTCTGCCTTAAAAGCTAACGATGAGCTCCGGTTGGGTCACCTTTACTTCGCACTACCGATCAGCTGGTTGAAACACCCTATCCGGCCAGCTGACATGGCAGGGTTAGCTGTGAAAGCAAGTTCTGCGTTCATGATGAGCAATGGAGGAGGTGGCGGCGGTTTAGTTCAATGCGATTGTGCGTTGGGAGTTAACGATTATAGCTCGTCGAGGAAAGTGAAGAAAGCGAAAGGAGATGGACGGAGGCGGAAATATTATAGATCGGAGGATTTGAGTGTTATACCGGAATAG